One window of Candidatus Nitrospira kreftii genomic DNA carries:
- a CDS encoding 50S ribosomal subunit protein L5 has translation MAKEPKNQSSKSSERKSTKKEASAPQLDQGSEESKFRPRLRDMYEQKVIPALMKEFGYKNLMQVPKLERVVLNVGMGEAIQNVKLLESAVTELGMITGQKPVVTRAKKAIAGFKLRQGLPIGAKVTLRSRRMYEFFDRLVSLALPRIRDFRGVSPKAFDGRGNYTLGLKEQLIFPEIKYDEVASIHGMDITVVTTAKTNDEGKALLKHLGMPFRA, from the coding sequence ATGGCTAAGGAACCGAAAAATCAATCGAGCAAATCCTCTGAACGAAAGAGTACGAAGAAGGAAGCTTCAGCTCCGCAATTGGACCAGGGAAGTGAGGAGTCGAAGTTCCGCCCACGGCTTCGCGATATGTATGAACAGAAAGTCATTCCGGCGCTGATGAAAGAGTTTGGGTATAAGAACCTGATGCAAGTACCCAAGCTTGAGCGTGTGGTGTTGAACGTTGGAATGGGCGAGGCCATTCAGAATGTGAAGTTATTAGAGAGTGCCGTCACTGAATTGGGGATGATTACAGGGCAAAAACCGGTTGTCACGAGAGCGAAGAAAGCCATTGCTGGTTTCAAGCTGAGGCAAGGATTGCCGATTGGTGCTAAGGTGACACTCCGGAGTCGACGGATGTATGAATTCTTCGATCGGTTGGTATCGTTGGCACTGCCTCGTATCCGTGACTTCCGAGGGGTATCCCCCAAAGCGTTCGATGGTCGAGGTAATTATACGCTTGGGTTGAAAGAGCAGCTGATCTTCCCGGAAATCAAGTACGATGAAGTGGCATCCATTCATGGCATGGATATTACGGTGGTCACCACAGCCAA
- a CDS encoding 50S ribosomal subunit protein L24 has protein sequence MVEALRKSRIRKGDTVVVVSGRERGKTGKVLSVDLRAGKVTVEKLNIIKRHTKPNQKAKQGGILEREAPLQISNVMFFCPVTQKPTRVGIRLLEDGRRVRFSKKSNETVE, from the coding sequence GAAGCACTGAGAAAAAGTAGAATTCGCAAAGGGGATACGGTTGTCGTGGTTTCTGGCCGTGAACGAGGGAAGACAGGCAAGGTACTTTCCGTTGACCTCCGGGCCGGTAAAGTGACTGTGGAAAAGTTGAATATTATCAAGCGACATACAAAGCCGAATCAAAAAGCGAAGCAGGGGGGTATTTTAGAGCGAGAAGCCCCACTGCAGATTTCAAACGTCATGTTTTTTTGCCCGGTGACGCAAAAACCTACGCGAGTCGGTATTCGCCTTTTAGAAGACGGGCGGCGGGTGCGCTTTAGTAAGAAATCCAACGAGACTGTGGAATAG